Proteins encoded together in one Thermophilibacter immobilis window:
- a CDS encoding Rid family detoxifying hydrolase: protein MKYSINARGVPDAFGPYSQGTTAGRLVFASGQLPISPADPRALVGGGIAAQTERVIDLIESILGEVGCTLADVAQTTVYLASLEDMDTMNEVYARRFTTPAPARAVVGVHELPLGALIEMDCVACR, encoded by the coding sequence ATGAAGTATTCCATCAACGCGCGAGGCGTGCCCGACGCCTTCGGTCCGTACTCGCAGGGCACCACGGCGGGCCGGCTCGTCTTTGCCTCCGGCCAGCTGCCCATCTCGCCCGCCGACCCCCGCGCGCTCGTGGGCGGGGGCATCGCCGCGCAGACCGAGCGCGTGATCGACCTCATCGAGTCGATCTTGGGCGAGGTGGGCTGCACGCTCGCCGACGTCGCTCAGACGACGGTCTACCTCGCGAGCCTCGAGGACATGGATACCATGAACGAGGTCTACGCGCGTCGCTTCACCACGCCCGCCCCGGCAAGGGCCGTGGTGGGCGTCCACGAGCTGCCACTCGGGGCGCTTATCGAGATGGACTGTGTCGCCTGCCGCTAA